A genomic window from Silene latifolia isolate original U9 population chromosome 11, ASM4854445v1, whole genome shotgun sequence includes:
- the LOC141614780 gene encoding uncharacterized protein LOC141614780 → MSFVTSLCIFQLTRNVLLNPDVRINKGKRGTAVLENYEEGEKYAQHGLRNYLRNRPPQVMPTINAFFSDTNQD, encoded by the coding sequence ATGTCATTTGTGACAAGCTTATGCATATTTCAGCTAACAAGAAACGTCCTTCTTAATCCTGATGTTAGGATAAATAAAGGGAAAAGAGGGACAGCAGTTCTTGAAAACTATGAAGAAGGTGAAAAATATGCACAGCATGGACTTCGCAACTACTTGAGGAATCGTCCTCCTCAAGTCATGCCTACTATCAACGCCTTCTTCTCCGACACCAACCAAGATTAA